Proteins found in one Candidatus Edwardsbacteria bacterium genomic segment:
- a CDS encoding 2-oxoacid:ferredoxin oxidoreductase subunit beta, with product MHPSYEMLRPGKKFPHVWCPGCGHGIVQGAIIRAVQKLGWSRDEMVMVSGIGCSSRMPVYVDFNSLHTAHGRALAFATGVKLHNPKLHVIVITGDGDALAIGGNHFIHACRRNADLTVILMNNNIYGMTGGQYSPTTPIGKRASTAPYGTAERDFDPCALAKAAGAAFTARGVAYNALELEKLIETALTRKGFSLVEAISPCPTLYGRLNKEGNAVKMLQWQKANTINIKAAEKLPVEQTAGKIITGIFHDQETVPYTEIYDRIIHKAQGK from the coding sequence ATGCACCCGTCATACGAAATGCTCCGCCCCGGCAAAAAGTTCCCTCATGTCTGGTGTCCGGGCTGCGGCCACGGCATCGTCCAGGGGGCCATCATCCGGGCGGTTCAGAAGCTGGGCTGGTCCCGGGACGAGATGGTGATGGTCTCCGGCATCGGATGCTCCTCCCGGATGCCGGTGTACGTGGATTTCAACAGCCTGCACACCGCCCACGGCCGGGCCCTGGCCTTTGCCACCGGGGTCAAGCTCCACAACCCCAAACTGCATGTGATCGTGATCACCGGGGACGGCGACGCCCTGGCCATCGGCGGCAACCACTTCATCCATGCCTGCCGCCGCAACGCCGACCTGACCGTGATCCTGATGAACAACAACATCTACGGGATGACCGGCGGGCAGTACTCGCCCACCACCCCCATCGGCAAGCGGGCCTCCACCGCGCCCTACGGCACGGCCGAGCGGGATTTCGATCCCTGCGCCCTGGCCAAGGCGGCCGGCGCGGCCTTCACCGCCCGGGGAGTGGCCTACAACGCCCTGGAGCTGGAAAAGCTGATCGAGACCGCCCTGACCAGGAAGGGCTTTTCGCTGGTGGAGGCCATCAGCCCCTGTCCCACCCTCTATGGCCGGCTGAACAAGGAGGGCAACGCGGTCAAGATGCTGCAGTGGCAGAAGGCCAATACCATCAATATCAAGGCCGCCGAAAAACTTCCGGTGGAGCAGACGGCCGGCAAGATCATCACCGGGATCTTCCACGATCAGGAGACCGTTCCCTACACCGAGATCTACGACCGGATCATACACAAGGCCCAGGGGAAGTAG
- a CDS encoding 2-oxoacid:acceptor oxidoreductase family protein, whose product MKERYEIRLSGSGGQGMITAGIILAEAAGVHDGKNVVQSQSYGPEARGGASKAEVIISDKQIFYPKATAIDILLAMTQEAWDKYSSDLNPDAVAIVDSWYVKNADKPGVISLPLSLKAREEVGLEIIANVIALAAIAQITGVVSREALEKSLLSRIPKGTEEKNKKALEIGFQLGKEAKK is encoded by the coding sequence ATGAAAGAAAGATACGAGATCAGATTATCCGGGTCCGGCGGCCAGGGGATGATAACCGCCGGGATCATCCTGGCCGAGGCGGCCGGGGTGCACGACGGCAAGAACGTGGTCCAGTCCCAGAGCTACGGCCCGGAGGCCAGGGGCGGGGCCAGCAAGGCCGAGGTGATAATCTCCGACAAGCAGATATTCTACCCCAAGGCCACCGCCATCGACATCCTGCTGGCCATGACCCAGGAGGCCTGGGATAAATACAGCAGCGACCTCAACCCCGACGCCGTGGCCATCGTGGATTCCTGGTACGTCAAGAATGCCGACAAGCCCGGAGTGATCAGCCTGCCCCTGAGCCTGAAGGCCCGCGAGGAGGTGGGGCTGGAGATCATCGCCAACGTCATCGCCCTGGCGGCCATCGCCCAGATCACCGGGGTGGTCAGCCGGGAGGCTTTGGAGAAATCTTTGCTTTCCCGCATTCCCAAGGGAACCGAGGAAAAGAATAAGAAAGCTCTGGAGATAGGGTTCCAGCTGGGAAAGGAAGCAAAAAAATGA